Genomic window (Streptomyces clavuligerus):
TACCTCTGCTCCCCGATCGGCCTCGGCATGTACGAGCTGTGGGTCGTACGCCGCTGACCCGACCCGGGCACCGCTGACACACAGGGGTCCCGGCCCGTTCCTCGGGGGAGGGCCGGGGCCCCGTGATCAGAGAAGACCCGTACGACCTGTGACTCCGTCCGCCGTCGCCGTCTTCAGCAGGGCCGGTTCCGTGTGGCGGGTGAAGAGCGCCGCCACCAGGTCGCGGCGGCTGCGGACGCCGGTCTTGTCGAAGACCGACTTCAGATGTTCCTGGACGGTGTACGGGGAGAGATCCGCCAACCGGGAGATCTCGGCCGTGGAGTGGCCGCGCAGGACCAGACCGGTGATCTCGCCCTCGCGGGGGGTGAGCCCATGGGCGGCGGTGATCAGGGCGATGTGTTCGCCCGGGCCGGCCGGTTCCACCGCTATCGCGACCCGGGCGGGGCCGGGGAGCGCGAGGTGCCAGGCGTGGAGGCGGACCCGGCCGCGGGTGCGGGTCTGGGCCCAGGAGACCAGGAAACCCGGGGAGCCGGGGGCGCGGACGGCCGCCGCGACTCCGTACAGCGCGGGGGAGAGACCGCCGCGCGCGGGGCCGGTGTCCGGTGCGAAGGGGGTTCCGGGAGCGGGCAGTTCGTCCAGCCAGAGCGGGGCCGTGGGGCTGAACTGCACCGGCGTGTACTCCTCGTCCAGGAGCACCAGCGCCGGGGCCGGGGCGGCGCCGGGGGGCGGGGGCGTGGCCGGGTGCTCGCCCCAGGCGCGCCGGGACAGATGGAGCCGGCGCAGGATTCCCCCCAGCGGTTCGGTGAGCGACCGCGCCACCGCTCGCGCCTCCGGGCTGAACGGCGGTGTGTCGCGTCCGATGCCGAGGGTGAGGCCGCCCCAGGTGCCGTACCGGTCGCGCAGCACGAAACGGGCCTCGTCGGAGAGGCCCAGCGGAGCGATGATGTCCCGGTACCGGGGGCTGCGCTCCCGGGCCCCGCCGACCGCCTCGCTGAGCAGACGCACCGGCACGGGTTCCCGGGACAGTTCGGGCACCCCGTTGACGTCGCCCTCGCGGTACTCGATGTCCAGCATGCGGGGCATGTAGTGGAGCGGGACGGCGTAACGGTAGTAGCCGCCGGTGTTCAGCAGGGTGTCCGGGTCGACGGTGAACCCGGCCCAGACATCGGACCTGAGCACCGGGCGCACGGCCCGCATCACCGCCTCGAAGAACTCGTCCACCCCGGTCGCCGCGCCCGCCGCGCGCACTGCCGCGCCCCGGATCGCGTCAGCACGTTCCGTTCTCCCGTGGCCCACCATGGCCGAAAGGCTAGACCTGGGGGCATGCCACCACGGCATGGTTCGACGGCGCGTCGAACACCCGCTCGCAGCCGTCGGTTCTCAGCCGCCCGCCCTCAGCCCCGTCGCCGCCGGCCCTCAGCCTTGTCGCCCGCCGCCGGCCGTCGGTTCTCAGCCGTCGGCCCCGTCGCCCCGTACCGTGTCGGCGAGCCTCCCCGGGTCCCCCGGAAGCGCGTCGCCGCGCCACGCCACATGGCCGTCCGGCCGCACCAGCACGAAGGCCCGTTCGTAGCACGCGGCCACCTCCCCGGCGCCGCCACGGCACACCGTCAGCGGAACGCGCCGTTCGGCGAAGGCGCGCTCGACCCCCGCCACCCCCTCGTGCCCGGCGAAGCACAGCAGCACGAACCCGCGCCCGTACAGATCGAGCGTGGACGTGGCCCCGTCCCACCACGCGTGCGCGGCGCGGCTGCCGGGCTCGCTGCCGGGGCGCCAGTCGGCGTCCGGCTTTCCGCGGCGCACGGGGACGGTGGGGTCCTCGATGATCGCGGGGGAGCGGTAGCGCAGCCCGAAGTGGATCTCCGGGGCGTCGAACTCCCGCTGGACGCCGCTGTTCCGGAGCTGTTCCGCCATCTCCGCGCGCGCCCGCCCGCCCTCGGGCCCCTCGCGGTGGATGCCGGGCGGCACCGGCCGCCGCAGGGTGCGCTGCAAGTGGACATGCGCCTCCTCCAGACTCTCCACGGCGATCGGTCTGCGTTCGGTCTGATAGGTGTCGAGCAACTGCCTCCCGGCCCAGCCGTCCAGTGCGGCGGCGAGCTTCCAGCCCAGGTCGGCGGCGTCGCCGATACCGGTGTTGAGCCCGAAACCGCCGGACGGCGACAGCGTGTGCGCGGCGTCCCCGGCGAGGAAGACCCGTCCGGCCCGGTACCGGTCGGCGACCCGGTGGGTGAGCCGCCACAGGCCGTCGCCCAGCAACTCCACCGGTGTGTCGACGGCGAGCGCGTCGCCGATCAGCGCCAGCGCGTCACCCCGCCCCGCGGCGGTGCCGCCGCCCCGCCCGGCCGGAGTGTCCTCGTCCGCGCCCACGACCATGGTGTACAGATCGCCGCCGTCCAGCGAACGCAACGGGAAGCGCAGGGTCTGCGACCGTACGAGGAAGTGGACGAGGGCGGCGCGGTCGCCGAGCTGTTCCCTGAGGCCGGGGGCGCGGAAGAGGATGTTACGGAAGACCCGGGTGCGGTGCCGGGGCGGCGCGTCGATGCCGCAGCTCCGGCGGATCGGGGAGGCGGCGCCGTCGCAGGCGACCAGGAAGCGCGCGCGTATGCTGCCGCTCGTCCCGGTGGCCTGATCTATAAGGGTCGCCTCCACGTAATCGTCTCTCCGCAGCACACGGTCGACGGTCGTACGCAGTCGCAGCGGCCCGTCCGGATGGACCCCCACCGCCCGGGCCAGCACCGGATTCAGCCAGTGCGCCGGGCAGACCTGGTCGGGCTCCGGCGTATGGGCGAAGACCGGGCGGTTCCCGGCCGTCCCCCGGTGGTAGCGGTGCAGCTCATGGCCGCCCACCTGGGTCACCCACGCGATGTCCAGGGGGTGGTCCGGGGGCCATCCGGCGTCCCGTACGGCGTCCGCGACACCCCAGCGGCGGAACAGCTCCATCGAACGCGGGCCGATCGTGCTCACCTTGGGGTGCCGGACCGTTCCGTCACCGGCGTCCGCGACCACGCAGTCCACCCCCCGGTACGCCAGATCCAGCGCCAGCGCCATCCCGACCGGGCCACCGCCCACGATCAGGACATCGGTCCACTCGGCGGAGCCCATCGTCCCGTCCCCTCTCCCGTCCCTTCGTCCGTCCTCTCGTCCGGCCCTTCCCCCGGTACGTCCGCTTCCGGCCCCTCTCCCGGCACGTCCACCGCCGCCGCTCACGGGCGTTCCGCGGTCACCAGCAGACAGCCGAAGTCCTCGACACCCGCCAGGTCGGACGGGTGGAAACCGTCCTCGGGGAAGCGGAAATTGCCCTCGTCGAGCGCCGCGGGCCGCCCCTTCGGCTCCGATGCCGCGGCCGGGGCCGGAGCTGCTGCCATCCGCCGCGCCAGTTCGAGACCGGTGCGCAGCGTCGTCCCCTCGGTGACGTCGACGAGGGCGCGCAGCCGCAGCCCGCTGCGGTGGATCAGCCCGGCGTAGTCGTCGAGGTCCGCCATCGTCACCATGAGGCTGCGGCAGAAGCGGTCGATGCCCGGGTGCCGCACCGCCTTGCGCGGGGCGCGTTCGAACACATCGGTCAGCACCAGCCGTCCGCCGGGGATCAGCACCCGGCACACCTCGGTGAGCACCTGGTGCCGGTCCGGCATGTGGCACATCGACTCCAGGGCCAGCACGGCGTCGAACGACGCGTCCGCGAACGGCAGCCGCATCGCGTCGCCGTGCCGGAAGGCGGCCCGGTCGGCGAGCCCGGCCTCGGCCGCCAGTCGGCCCGCCGTCCTGATCTGCTCCTCGCTGACACTGACGCCGGTGACCCGGGCACCCGTACGGGACACGATCCGCAGCGCGGGGCCGCCCACCCCGCAGCCCAGGTCGAGCACATGGGACAGCGTGTCCACCCGCATCCGCTCGGCGCACACATCCGTGAACCGGTCCATCGCCTCCTCGATGGAGGCGTCGGAGTCCGGTGTGTCCCAGTAGCCGATATGGACATTGGGGTTGAAGGTGCCGTCCCGCATCGCGCTCAGCGTCAGCCGGTCGTACAGCTCGCCGACGGCTTCCGGTACGGGTGGGCTCGGGGCGGTCGTGTCGGTCATGGCAGCGGCCTTTCGGTTCGACGGCGGGCGGCATGAGATGCGTGAGAGGGCTGAGAGGGCTGGGAAGGGTGAGGGGGCGGTGGCGGCGCGGTGCGGGCGGACGCGGCGTCCCGTTCGATCTCCCGGCACCGCGCGTACTCCGGCAGCAGCCCTTGGCGCCGTGCCTCGGCGAGCGTGACCGCCGTGCGGTCCCGTTCGGAGAGGACCGGTTCGATGCCCCGCGGAACGGGCAGCCCGAGGGCGGGATCGAGGACGGACAGGGCGAGTTCGTTCTCCGGCACATAGCTCTCGGAGAGCAGATACGACATGACGGTGTCGTCCTCCAGCGCCACGAACGCGTGGCCCACCCCGACGGGGAGGTAGGCGGCCCGGTGGTCCCGCTGGTCCATCAGGACCGCGTCCCACCGGCCGAACGTGGGCGACCCGACCCTGATGTCGACGACGATGTCCAGGGCCGCCCCCCGCGCGCAGTGGACGTACTTCGCGGTGCCGGGCGGCGTCACGGTGAAGTGGAGGCCTCGCACCACACCGCGCCGGGACAGACTGTGGTTGCTCTGCGCGACGGGGAACAGCGGGCCGCCGTGGGCCTCGGTGAACGCCGCCTCCTGGAACGGCGAGAGGAACAGCCCCCGGTCGTCGGGGAAGACCCGGGGCGTGAAGACGAGGGCCCCCTCGACAGCGAGCGCGCGTGCGCGCATGTTCGTTCTCCTCCCATGGCCCGTTCGGCTCGTTCTGCGGATGACGGATGACGGATGACGGACGGCGGATGTCACAGCGTCGACAGCACCTCGCGCACGGCGTGGACGACCCGGTCCTGTCGTTCGGGGGAGAGCGAGGGATACATCGGCAACGAGAAGATCTCGGCGGCCAGCGCCTCGGTCACCGGGAGCGAGCCGGGGCGGTAACCGAGATGGGCGAACCCGCTCATGGTGTGCACGGGCCACGGATAGCTGATGTTCAGATGGATGTCGTGGGCCCGCAGCCGCTCGATGATCGTGTCCCGCCGGGGGTGGCGCACCACATACACGTAGTACACGTGCTCATTGCCCTCGGCGGTGCGCGGCAGCACCAGACCGGTGTCGGCGAGCCCGTCGGCGTAGCGGCGCGCGACGGCCCGCCGCCCATCGATGTACCGGTCGAGCCGCCGCAGCCTGCGCCGCAGGATCTCGGCCTGGACCTCGTCCAGACGGCTGTTGTGCGCGGGCGTCTCAAGCGTGTAGTAGCGGTCCTCCATGCCGTAGTACCGCAGCCGCCGCAGCCGCCGTGCCACGGACGCGTCCGAGGTGATCGTCGCGCCGCCGTCGCCGTACGCCCCGAGGACCTTCGTCGGGTAGAAGGAGAACGCGGCGGCGTCGCCGGTCGAGCCCGCGACCGTGCCGTGCCGCCGGGCCCCGTGCGCCTGGGCGCAGTCCTCCAGGATCGCCAGCCCGTGCCGCTCCGCGAGCCGCCGCAGCGGGGCCATGTCCACGCACTGCCCGTACAGATGCACCGGGAGGAGACAGCGGGTGCGGTCGGTGATCGCCGCCGCCACCTGCGCGGTGTCCATGAGGAAGTCGTCCGCGCGGACGTCGGTGAAGACGGGTGTGGCCCCCGTGGAGTCGATGGCGACCACCGTCGGCGCCGCCGTGTTCGACACCGTGATCACCTCGTCGCCCGGCCCGATGCCCAGCGCCTGGAGCCCCAGCCTGATGGCGTTGGTCCCGTTGTCGACCCCTACGCAGTGGTCGACCCCGTGATACGCGGCGAACTCGGTCTCAAACCCGCGCACACTCGCGCCGAGTACGAGCTGCCCCGAGGCGAAGACCGTCTCCACGGCGTCCAGGAGGTCCGGACGCTCGGCCGCGTACTCCGCCAGGTAGTCCCATACACGTATCGACACCGTCGGCCTTTCCGAAGGGTTCCAGAAGATTCCGGAGGGTTCCGGGACCTATGAGGGTGCTGGTCATCCGTCCTCGTCCCACCGCTGCCGCGGCAGGGCGGCGACCGTACGGCGCACCCCTTCGGCGAGCGGGACCCGGGGGCACCAGCCGGTGGCCGCCCGGAACGCGGACGCGTCGATCGTCACGCTCCCGAAGTCCGTGGCGGGCGCGTGCGCGGGCGGGGGCATCGGCACCACGGCGACCGGGGGCCGCCCCGTACGGACGGAGACGGCGGCGGCGACGAGCCGGAAGACGTCGCCGAGCGCCTCGCCCCGCCCGGAGCCGATCAGCCAGTGGCGGCCGATCAGGCGGTCCGGGCGGTCGAGCGCCGCCGTGAACGCCGCCGCGGCATCGTCGACATGGAGCAGATCGCGCCGCACCGTCCCGTCGTTCCACAGGGTGAGCGTCCGGCCCGCGAGCGCCTGCCGCGCCATCGCGGAGACCACCCCCCGGTCGACGGCGCCCGGCGCCGCGCCCTCGCCGAACACCGTGGGCAGCCGCAGACTGACGCCGCGCACCCGGCCCTCGGCCGTGGCCTGTTTGAGGATCTGCTCGGCGCTCAGCTTCTGCCGGTCGTAGGGGGTCTCGGGGCGGTCGGTCTCGCTGCCGTCGAGAGGTTCCCGCGGCACCAGGCCGACCTGCGAGGCGGCGCCCCCGTACAGCACGAGCGCAGGAGCGCCGTCCGCGGGGCGCGGACGCAGGACCTCGACAAGGTCCCGCATCACACCCACGTTCACGCGCTCGGCGCCCGGTTCGCTCCCCGCCGCCCGCCAGCCGCCGTCCCCCAGCAGCAGATGCACCACCGCGTCCGAGCCCGCGACCGCGTCGGCGAGCGCCGCCCGGTCGGTGAGATCGCAGCGGACGACGGTCGTCCGGGCCGGTCCGGGCGGGGGTGTGCACGGGCGGCGCGCCACGGCCCGCAGCCGGACCGGGCGGCGCGCCAGCGCGCGGACGACGGCCGAGCCGACGAACCCCGAGGCGCCGAGCACGGTGATCAGCGGTCCGGGTGCCCCCGGTGTGTCGCGCCGCATGTCACACACCCTCCCGGAGAACGGGGCGGGGTCCCGCCCCGACGGCGTTGAGGCAGGCCAGCAGGGTGCGGGCCTCCACGGTGAGGTAGTGCCCGTGCCGGGTGAGGGACCTGAGCTGGGCGGGTGTGACCCAGGCGAAGCCGGGCGGCGGGTCGAACGGGGCCGCCTCCGACTCCGCCCCCGCGCCTGCCCCGGCCTCCGACTCCGCCCCCGCGCCTGCCCCGGCCGCTGTGCCCGTGCCTGCCCCGGCCTCCGCCCCCGCGCCCGCGCCTGTGCCCGTGCCCGCTTCCGCTTCGACGAGGAGATAGCGGCAGCGGGCGTTCAGGAGCCGGCCGCCCTCCTCGGAGTGGACGGCCTGATAGCGGACGCGCGACGGCGGATCGCCCAGGAGCGCGCTGAGGACGGTCCCCAGGAACGGCGGACGTTCCGCTTCCGGTACCCGTTCGCACTCCTCGGGAACACACTGGACGGTCGGCCCCAGCTCGACCGTGTCCAGAAAACCGCCCTCCGCCCGCGCGTGCACCAGGACATGCGGCACCCCGTCGAACTCGTGGACGAGGAAGGCCGCGAGTCCGAGGCCGACGGGCTCGATCAGCGGCTGGTCCCAGCGGACCACCTCCCGGCTCCCGGCCCGCACGGAGACGGCGACGACCCGGAACCAGCGGCCGTCCTCGCGCTCGATCGCCTCCGGGCCGTGCCGCCAGCCGCGCACGGAGGCGAGCGGCACGCGCTGGGCACGCACGCCCAGGCGCGAGCGCTCCCCGGTGAACCACGACAGGAGCTGGGTGTCGGAGAGCAGCGCGCCGGGCGCCGGGTCCGGGTGGGGCACACAGGACAGCACGCTCCGGGCGTTCATGTTGACCAGGTCGTCCTCGTGCAGCAGCACGGCGATCTGACCGAGGGTCAGCCAGCGGAAGTCGTCCGCCGCCGGGATCTCGTCGGCGGTCTCGACGATCATGTTGCGGTTGGACTTCCGGTAGAACCACGTCCCCTGCTCGGAGTGGAGGACATCGACAAGGACCCGGTCGCGGCCGTGTCCGTGTCCGTGGTCGGGGAGGCGGGCGTGGGCGCGGCCGGGCCGCAGAAAGCGGTCGATCAGCCGGACGTCCCGGCCCCGGTGGGCCCCGGTGTAGTTGCTCCGGGTGGCCTGCACGGTCGGGGAGAGCTGGAGCAGACCCGCGTTCCCCGGCTCCATCTTCGCCTGCATCAGGAAGTGCAGCACGCCGTCGAACTCCTTGGCCAGAATGCCCAGGATGCCGACCTCGGGCTGGTGGATGACGGGCTGCTGCCACTCCCGGCGGGGGCCGCGGCGGGGCCCGTACCCCTGGGGGGCGCCGTGCTCCGCCGCCACCCGCAGACCCTCGACGGTGAAGAACCGCCCACTGCGGTGCACGAGGTTCCCGGTGCCGCGCTCGGACCGCCACTCGCCCAGCGCGGCGAACGGGACGCGCTCCACCTGGAACACCCCCGCCCGGCGGCGCTCGTCCAGCCAGGCGCGGACGTCCCGCGTCGCGAGCCGCGCCCCACGGCCGGTCGCCGCCGACAGGGCCATCCGGTCGGCCAGTGCGCGGTCCTCGCGCGGGCGCAGCACGGTGACGGGGGCGGTGGGGGCGTGCGCGCGCGGGGGAACGGCGGCGGGCGGGCCGGACCGGGACGGCATCGGGAACTCCCTGTCTGCGGAGAGAGAAAGGAAGGAACGGGAGAACGGAGGAGCCGGGGAGCGGAGGGAACGGGGGCGGCGGGGGGAGCGGGGGCGGCGGGCGCCCGGTCGTCAGGGCCGCTGCGCGGTGATCAGGACATAGCCGGTGTCCGGGTGCCTCCCGAACGCCTCCATCACCTCGGCCGCCCTGGACATCCCCTCCGCCGCGACACCCTCCAGCGAGCGGGCCAGCTCCCGGAAGGCCGCCGCGCCGTGCCCGTAACTGGCCCGGACCCGCTCCCCGATGTCCGTCAGCTCCAGCACCTCCCAGCCCGCCCCGGCCAGGAACGCGCGGTGCTCCCCGGGCGAGCCGATCCCGGCGAACTCGTACATGCTCAGCATCTCGTCCAGCACGGCCCGGCCCTCGCCGGTGAACGGCTGCCGCTGGCACAGGTCGGAGACGACCAGCCGGCCGCCGGGGCGGACGACCCGGCGGATCTCCGCGAGCGCGGCGGCGGGGTCGGCCAGATGCGCCAGGACCTCGATCGCGCAGGCGTCGTCGAAGGAACCGTCCGCGAAGGGGAGGGACATGGCGTCCGCGAACCGGAACGAGACCTGATCGCGGACCCCGGAGCGGTCCGCCCGCCGTGTCGCCTCCGCGACCTGCTGGGTGCTGACGGTGACGCCGGTCACCCGGACCCCGTGCGCCCCCGCGATCCGCAGCGCCGGGACGCCGATGCCGCAGCCCACGTCCAGCAGATGCCGCCCCGGCCGGAGGGCGAGACGTTCGGCGACGAGGTCGGTGAGGCGGTCGGTGGCCTCGGCGACCGGGACATCGGGGTGGTCCTCGTCCCAGTGGCCCACATGGAGGTTGCCGCCCAGGACGGTCGCGGCGCCCGCGTCGGCGAACCGGTCGTACGCCTGGCCGACGGACTCGGGGGTGATCTCGTTCTGCTGTGCCGTCATCGTCTTCCCTCTCCTGCTCTTCGTGCTCTTCCCGGGTGCCGGGCGGTCGTCCGGGGGTACCGCCATGGGGTGGTGCTGTCACGCGGTGCTGTCACGCGGCGCTGTCAGGGGGCACGGAGGCGGACGGGCGGAGCAGCAGTCGGCTCGGCCCGTGAAAAACCATGTCGTCGGCGTAATCCACCCGGTGGCCGCCGCGCCCGAGACCGGGAACGCCGTCCAGCAGCGCCCGCAGACCGATCTCGGCCTCGGCGCGGGCCAGGGTCGCGCCGAGGCAGTAGTGGATACCCAGACCGAAGCCGAGCTGCCGGTCGGGCGCACGGCGCACATCCAGGACATCGGGGTCGGCGAAGCGCGCGGGGTCCCGGTTCGCCGAGC
Coding sequences:
- a CDS encoding SAM-dependent methyltransferase encodes the protein MTDTTAPSPPVPEAVGELYDRLTLSAMRDGTFNPNVHIGYWDTPDSDASIEEAMDRFTDVCAERMRVDTLSHVLDLGCGVGGPALRIVSRTGARVTGVSVSEEQIRTAGRLAAEAGLADRAAFRHGDAMRLPFADASFDAVLALESMCHMPDRHQVLTEVCRVLIPGGRLVLTDVFERAPRKAVRHPGIDRFCRSLMVTMADLDDYAGLIHRSGLRLRALVDVTEGTTLRTGLELARRMAAAPAPAAASEPKGRPAALDEGNFRFPEDGFHPSDLAGVEDFGCLLVTAERP
- a CDS encoding methyltransferase domain-containing protein, encoding MTAQQNEITPESVGQAYDRFADAGAATVLGGNLHVGHWDEDHPDVPVAEATDRLTDLVAERLALRPGRHLLDVGCGIGVPALRIAGAHGVRVTGVTVSTQQVAEATRRADRSGVRDQVSFRFADAMSLPFADGSFDDACAIEVLAHLADPAAALAEIRRVVRPGGRLVVSDLCQRQPFTGEGRAVLDEMLSMYEFAGIGSPGEHRAFLAGAGWEVLELTDIGERVRASYGHGAAAFRELARSLEGVAAEGMSRAAEVMEAFGRHPDTGYVLITAQRP
- a CDS encoding FAD-dependent monooxygenase, whose product is MGSAEWTDVLIVGGGPVGMALALDLAYRGVDCVVADAGDGTVRHPKVSTIGPRSMELFRRWGVADAVRDAGWPPDHPLDIAWVTQVGGHELHRYHRGTAGNRPVFAHTPEPDQVCPAHWLNPVLARAVGVHPDGPLRLRTTVDRVLRRDDYVEATLIDQATGTSGSIRARFLVACDGAASPIRRSCGIDAPPRHRTRVFRNILFRAPGLREQLGDRAALVHFLVRSQTLRFPLRSLDGGDLYTMVVGADEDTPAGRGGGTAAGRGDALALIGDALAVDTPVELLGDGLWRLTHRVADRYRAGRVFLAGDAAHTLSPSGGFGLNTGIGDAADLGWKLAAALDGWAGRQLLDTYQTERRPIAVESLEEAHVHLQRTLRRPVPPGIHREGPEGGRARAEMAEQLRNSGVQREFDAPEIHFGLRYRSPAIIEDPTVPVRRGKPDADWRPGSEPGSRAAHAWWDGATSTLDLYGRGFVLLCFAGHEGVAGVERAFAERRVPLTVCRGGAGEVAACYERAFVLVRPDGHVAWRGDALPGDPGRLADTVRGDGADG
- a CDS encoding NDP-hexose 2,3-dehydratase family protein, translating into MPSRSGPPAAVPPRAHAPTAPVTVLRPREDRALADRMALSAATGRGARLATRDVRAWLDERRRAGVFQVERVPFAALGEWRSERGTGNLVHRSGRFFTVEGLRVAAEHGAPQGYGPRRGPRREWQQPVIHQPEVGILGILAKEFDGVLHFLMQAKMEPGNAGLLQLSPTVQATRSNYTGAHRGRDVRLIDRFLRPGRAHARLPDHGHGHGRDRVLVDVLHSEQGTWFYRKSNRNMIVETADEIPAADDFRWLTLGQIAVLLHEDDLVNMNARSVLSCVPHPDPAPGALLSDTQLLSWFTGERSRLGVRAQRVPLASVRGWRHGPEAIEREDGRWFRVVAVSVRAGSREVVRWDQPLIEPVGLGLAAFLVHEFDGVPHVLVHARAEGGFLDTVELGPTVQCVPEECERVPEAERPPFLGTVLSALLGDPPSRVRYQAVHSEEGGRLLNARCRYLLVEAEAGTGTGAGAGAEAGAGTGTAAGAGAGAESEAGAGAGAESEAAPFDPPPGFAWVTPAQLRSLTRHGHYLTVEARTLLACLNAVGAGPRPVLREGV
- a CDS encoding DegT/DnrJ/EryC1/StrS family aminotransferase → MSIRVWDYLAEYAAERPDLLDAVETVFASGQLVLGASVRGFETEFAAYHGVDHCVGVDNGTNAIRLGLQALGIGPGDEVITVSNTAAPTVVAIDSTGATPVFTDVRADDFLMDTAQVAAAITDRTRCLLPVHLYGQCVDMAPLRRLAERHGLAILEDCAQAHGARRHGTVAGSTGDAAAFSFYPTKVLGAYGDGGATITSDASVARRLRRLRYYGMEDRYYTLETPAHNSRLDEVQAEILRRRLRRLDRYIDGRRAVARRYADGLADTGLVLPRTAEGNEHVYYVYVVRHPRRDTIIERLRAHDIHLNISYPWPVHTMSGFAHLGYRPGSLPVTEALAAEIFSLPMYPSLSPERQDRVVHAVREVLSTL
- a CDS encoding dTDP-4-dehydrorhamnose 3,5-epimerase family protein: MRARALAVEGALVFTPRVFPDDRGLFLSPFQEAAFTEAHGGPLFPVAQSNHSLSRRGVVRGLHFTVTPPGTAKYVHCARGAALDIVVDIRVGSPTFGRWDAVLMDQRDHRAAYLPVGVGHAFVALEDDTVMSYLLSESYVPENELALSVLDPALGLPVPRGIEPVLSERDRTAVTLAEARRQGLLPEYARCREIERDAASARTAPPPPPHPSQPSQPSHASHAARRRTERPLP
- a CDS encoding helix-turn-helix transcriptional regulator, with the translated sequence MVGHGRTERADAIRGAAVRAAGAATGVDEFFEAVMRAVRPVLRSDVWAGFTVDPDTLLNTGGYYRYAVPLHYMPRMLDIEYREGDVNGVPELSREPVPVRLLSEAVGGARERSPRYRDIIAPLGLSDEARFVLRDRYGTWGGLTLGIGRDTPPFSPEARAVARSLTEPLGGILRRLHLSRRAWGEHPATPPPPGAAPAPALVLLDEEYTPVQFSPTAPLWLDELPAPGTPFAPDTGPARGGLSPALYGVAAAVRAPGSPGFLVSWAQTRTRGRVRLHAWHLALPGPARVAIAVEPAGPGEHIALITAAHGLTPREGEITGLVLRGHSTAEISRLADLSPYTVQEHLKSVFDKTGVRSRRDLVAALFTRHTEPALLKTATADGVTGRTGLL
- a CDS encoding NAD-dependent epimerase/dehydratase family protein: MRRDTPGAPGPLITVLGASGFVGSAVVRALARRPVRLRAVARRPCTPPPGPARTTVVRCDLTDRAALADAVAGSDAVVHLLLGDGGWRAAGSEPGAERVNVGVMRDLVEVLRPRPADGAPALVLYGGAASQVGLVPREPLDGSETDRPETPYDRQKLSAEQILKQATAEGRVRGVSLRLPTVFGEGAAPGAVDRGVVSAMARQALAGRTLTLWNDGTVRRDLLHVDDAAAAFTAALDRPDRLIGRHWLIGSGRGEALGDVFRLVAAAVSVRTGRPPVAVVPMPPPAHAPATDFGSVTIDASAFRAATGWCPRVPLAEGVRRTVAALPRQRWDEDG